In Limisalsivibrio acetivorans, one genomic interval encodes:
- a CDS encoding PTS system mannose/fructose/sorbose family transporter subunit IID has protein sequence MKRSSALFKSLYYHASLNHENMQGTGFCWLLRDLNRSNDLGIDEETFQKQREYFNTHPFLVNFVLGMWVKEYQENSKPDLMKKAYSSAFGALGDSFFGHSLRPLAFVLAALAGLYNPLIGVLVYLLFFNTFHLSFLLMGLDIGHSLGKEVITWFNRIKFNRWPVRFDMLSVFLLGFFISALFRTEVDVNVDLFFLGAGYVLLGIAIGKRVDIVLGLVINLMISGLIFFTMGV, from the coding sequence ATGAAAAGAAGCTCCGCACTCTTTAAGAGCCTGTACTATCATGCATCGCTCAACCATGAAAACATGCAGGGAACGGGTTTCTGCTGGCTTCTTCGGGATCTGAACAGATCAAACGATCTCGGCATCGATGAGGAAACTTTCCAGAAACAGAGGGAGTACTTCAACACCCACCCATTTCTGGTCAACTTCGTCCTTGGAATGTGGGTTAAGGAGTATCAGGAAAACTCTAAGCCGGATCTCATGAAGAAGGCTTACTCATCCGCCTTCGGCGCACTCGGGGACAGCTTCTTCGGGCACTCCCTCCGGCCGCTGGCATTTGTTCTTGCAGCTTTGGCAGGTCTTTACAACCCTCTTATCGGTGTTCTTGTATACCTGCTTTTCTTTAACACTTTTCATCTCTCCTTTCTGCTGATGGGTCTTGATATAGGCCACAGCCTCGGCAAGGAGGTTATAACATGGTTCAACAGGATTAAGTTCAACCGATGGCCTGTCCGTTTCGATATGCTTTCGGTTTTTTTACTCGGCTTTTTTATATCGGCGCTCTTCCGGACGGAGGTTGATGTTAATGTCGACCTTTTCTTTCTGGGGGCGGGGTATGTCCTTCTCGGGATAGCCATAGGCAAACGGGTGGATATTGTGCTTGGTCTGGTTATAAATCTAATGATCAGCGGATTGATCTTTTTTACTATGGGGGTTTAG
- a CDS encoding HPr family phosphocarrier protein, with amino-acid sequence MSEGNRSIEIINELGLHARAAAGFVKVAEKFSSEIKVKKDGVEVNGKSIMGLMMLAAQKGTSIEVIAAGEDAEEALDAICGLVSDKFGEEK; translated from the coding sequence ATGTCCGAAGGTAACCGGAGTATAGAGATTATCAACGAGCTTGGGCTCCATGCCAGAGCAGCGGCGGGCTTTGTTAAGGTTGCGGAGAAGTTCAGCTCGGAGATAAAGGTTAAGAAGGACGGCGTAGAGGTGAACGGCAAAAGCATTATGGGCCTTATGATGCTGGCCGCCCAAAAGGGGACCAGTATCGAGGTTATCGCCGCCGGAGAGGATGCAGAAGAGGCACTTGATGCCATCTGTGGTCTTGTCTCGGATAAGTTTGGAGAGGAAAAGTGA
- the ptsP gene encoding phosphoenolpyruvate--protein phosphotransferase: MKEIKGIGSSEGIIIGTCYLLDRENVSVMRRTITEEETDMEIERLSEAFNKAIAYMEDVKSMSMDDLSESHSLIFDVYLMLLKDETLAGESRRIISENLVNAEYALNLAGKNLMASFEASNNEYLRERKNDIHHIVQKVLRFLTGHEYDRLESVQDGAVVVAHDLSPSDTTHMVRQKIKGFATDLGSRVSHTSILAKSLGLPAVVGIGSVTEFVQNGETVIIDGFEGLVIVNPDEETLEEYRRKEERYHAYIKSLEKLRDAEVKTLDERDVFLYSNIELNDEIYLSTMNNAAGIGLYRTEYIYLQHGDVSEEKQFEILKEAVELNNGKPITVRTFDLGGEKLSGKMPHPDEQNPVLGLRAIRYSLRFREFFIKQMRAIMRSAVYGDVKVMFPMISGMDELLRAKEAFAEAAESLRLEGADYRDDLPLGVMMELPSLAIISDMIAKEVDFMSVGTNDLIQYTLGIDRNNEYVAYLYRPAHPAVLNLLFNIIESAKREGVECSVCGEIAGEPKYIPILLGLGYRHLSMSPAHILKAKKLIKQLDTAKCRELVEELKTCRTSPLAEEMVMEFIKTSGEGVYFS, translated from the coding sequence GTGAAAGAGATCAAAGGGATTGGCTCCTCTGAAGGGATCATCATAGGAACATGCTACCTCCTCGATCGTGAGAACGTGAGCGTTATGCGCCGCACTATCACGGAGGAGGAGACAGACATGGAGATTGAGCGTCTCAGTGAGGCCTTCAATAAGGCCATAGCCTACATGGAAGACGTTAAGTCTATGAGCATGGATGATTTGAGCGAAAGCCATTCACTGATATTCGACGTATACCTGATGCTCCTGAAGGATGAAACGCTGGCTGGTGAAAGCCGCCGCATTATATCGGAGAATCTGGTAAACGCCGAATACGCCCTGAATCTGGCGGGAAAGAACCTTATGGCGTCCTTTGAAGCGTCTAATAACGAGTATCTCAGGGAAAGAAAAAACGATATTCACCATATAGTTCAGAAGGTTCTGCGTTTTCTTACAGGGCATGAGTATGACAGGCTCGAGAGTGTTCAAGATGGGGCTGTTGTTGTTGCGCATGATTTATCCCCCTCGGACACAACGCATATGGTGCGCCAGAAGATAAAGGGCTTTGCCACCGATCTGGGGAGCCGTGTTTCCCATACATCGATCCTCGCAAAATCCCTCGGCCTTCCGGCCGTTGTGGGTATAGGCAGTGTCACCGAGTTTGTTCAGAACGGTGAGACTGTCATCATCGACGGCTTTGAGGGGCTGGTAATCGTTAACCCCGATGAGGAGACCCTTGAGGAGTACAGACGCAAAGAGGAACGATATCACGCATACATAAAATCCCTTGAGAAGCTTAGGGATGCAGAGGTTAAGACCCTGGATGAGCGGGACGTGTTCCTCTACTCAAACATCGAGCTTAACGATGAGATATACCTCTCCACCATGAACAATGCCGCCGGTATAGGTCTTTACAGAACGGAATATATCTACCTCCAGCACGGAGACGTAAGCGAGGAGAAGCAGTTTGAGATACTTAAAGAGGCCGTGGAGCTGAACAACGGCAAGCCCATAACCGTTAGAACCTTCGACCTCGGTGGTGAGAAACTCTCCGGAAAGATGCCCCATCCCGATGAGCAGAACCCTGTCCTCGGACTTCGTGCCATAAGGTATTCCCTGCGTTTCAGGGAGTTTTTCATCAAACAGATGAGGGCTATCATGCGCAGTGCCGTTTACGGCGATGTTAAGGTTATGTTCCCCATGATATCCGGCATGGATGAGCTTTTGCGGGCGAAGGAGGCCTTTGCCGAGGCGGCGGAATCCCTGCGGCTGGAGGGTGCGGACTACCGTGATGACCTTCCGCTCGGTGTTATGATGGAGCTCCCCTCCCTTGCGATCATCAGCGATATGATAGCAAAGGAGGTGGACTTCATGAGTGTAGGCACAAACGACCTCATCCAGTACACCCTTGGCATAGACCGGAATAACGAATACGTTGCATACCTTTACAGACCGGCGCATCCCGCAGTACTGAACCTGCTTTTCAATATTATCGAGAGTGCAAAGAGGGAAGGGGTTGAATGCTCCGTATGCGGCGAGATCGCAGGCGAGCCGAAGTACATCCCCATTCTGCTGGGGCTAGGTTACAGGCATCTCAGCATGAGCCCTGCGCATATCCTTAAGGCTAAGAAGCTCATAAAACAGCTTGATACGGCGAAGTGCCGTGAGCTTGTGGAGGAGCTTAAAACCTGCCGCACCTCACCCCTTGCTGAGGAGATGGTTATGGAGTTCATCAAGACCAGCGGAGAGGGTGTATACTTCAGCTAG
- the pgsA gene encoding CDP-diacylglycerol--glycerol-3-phosphate 3-phosphatidyltransferase codes for MSEMSKELNLPNKLTILRIFAIPVFLVILYYDKSYFNVIACILYTIAALTDYVDGYIARKYNLVTDLGKILDPVADKILVAATMIALVEMGRLEGAVVMLILARDFAMGALRNVASSKGVIIAAGKMGKWKTAFQMVGVGMIIFKNELFGVDIMMIGKILVYISLVLSVYSAVQYFNSYYGKEDEQSTD; via the coding sequence ATGTCCGAAATGTCCAAAGAGCTTAATCTTCCCAATAAACTGACAATACTGAGGATCTTCGCCATACCGGTATTCCTTGTGATCCTCTATTACGATAAAAGCTACTTCAATGTTATCGCCTGCATTCTCTATACCATCGCCGCCCTTACGGATTATGTGGACGGATATATCGCACGGAAGTACAACCTTGTTACGGATCTGGGGAAGATCCTCGATCCCGTTGCGGATAAGATACTTGTTGCCGCCACGATGATAGCCCTTGTTGAGATGGGGCGCCTTGAGGGTGCAGTTGTTATGCTTATCCTTGCCCGTGATTTCGCCATGGGAGCCCTTCGCAACGTTGCCTCCAGCAAAGGTGTGATAATCGCCGCCGGAAAGATGGGCAAATGGAAAACAGCCTTCCAGATGGTTGGTGTGGGTATGATCATCTTCAAAAACGAGCTTTTCGGCGTAGATATCATGATGATCGGAAAGATCCTCGTATACATATCCCTCGTACTCTCCGTCTATTCTGCGGTGCAGTATTTCAACAGCTATTACGGAAAAGAGGATGAGCAGAGTACTGATTGA
- a CDS encoding DUF362 domain-containing protein, with translation MSRVLIEGVDSYGSESLNRFIYDYLAPSAERLRKCSLILVKPNLLLAAPPDRAITTHPAVVDAVITELRKFTDAEIVLGDSPGANFKNYNIVLDKTCMTPVLEKHGIEAVRFESSAPSSREGRVYASIGDRADLIVNVCKLKTHSLTGLTLAVKNMFGLVPGTAKVGYHREHPVDSDLAANIYDLFTFFKGRMLNIMDGITAHEGDGPSRGRAKDTGIMAASDDAVALDIAVTRLLGFEEGFCLTNAAAVENGYDSSSIEVTAENVPEGSSIKRPISKMRNILPGFLKKYLAEQVYVKPVIIGEKCIKCRLCVKSCPVDAISEGELFSIDHDKCVECFCCHEVCESDAVGVKRSLLHRMFVK, from the coding sequence ATGAGCAGAGTACTGATTGAGGGGGTAGATTCCTACGGCAGTGAATCCCTGAACAGGTTTATTTATGACTACCTTGCCCCTTCGGCTGAAAGGCTCAGGAAATGTTCACTTATCCTCGTTAAGCCTAACCTTCTCCTTGCCGCACCGCCTGATAGAGCTATAACCACCCATCCGGCGGTTGTGGATGCTGTGATCACGGAGCTCAGGAAATTCACCGATGCAGAGATCGTTCTTGGCGACAGTCCCGGTGCAAACTTTAAGAACTACAATATCGTCCTTGATAAAACCTGTATGACACCCGTTCTTGAGAAGCATGGAATCGAAGCCGTACGCTTTGAATCCTCCGCTCCATCCAGCAGGGAGGGTAGGGTCTATGCCTCCATAGGCGACAGAGCGGACCTTATAGTAAACGTCTGCAAGCTTAAAACCCACTCCCTCACGGGGCTCACCCTTGCCGTCAAGAATATGTTTGGTCTTGTGCCGGGAACTGCAAAGGTTGGCTATCACAGGGAGCATCCCGTGGACAGCGATCTTGCCGCAAATATATACGACCTTTTCACCTTTTTCAAAGGGCGCATGCTCAACATCATGGACGGTATTACCGCCCATGAGGGTGACGGACCCTCCAGAGGAAGGGCAAAGGATACGGGGATTATGGCCGCATCGGACGATGCCGTGGCTCTGGATATCGCTGTTACAAGGTTACTGGGCTTTGAGGAGGGCTTCTGCCTTACAAATGCCGCCGCTGTTGAAAACGGCTACGACAGTTCTTCTATAGAGGTGACGGCTGAGAATGTGCCGGAGGGGTCGAGTATAAAGAGACCCATCTCCAAGATGCGCAATATCCTCCCCGGTTTCCTTAAGAAGTATCTGGCCGAGCAGGTTTATGTTAAGCCTGTCATTATCGGCGAAAAATGTATAAAATGCAGGCTCTGCGTGAAAAGCTGTCCTGTGGATGCCATATCCGAAGGTGAGCTTTTCAGCATAGACCATGATAAATGCGTGGAATGCTTCTGCTGCCATGAGGTCTGCGAGTCAGACGCTGTGGGGGTTAAGCGTTCCCTTCTGCACAGGATGTTTGTGAAATGA
- the plsY gene encoding glycerol-3-phosphate 1-O-acyltransferase PlsY — protein MKYAALLLCYFIGSIPTAYVIVKAVKGIDIRTVGSGNVGATNAGRVMGKAGFISVFAVDMLKGFVPVYLVQSVWPEITLAAAVLVIGGHTYTVFLNFKGGKGVATAVGVFLAMAPVSLGVAAVVFGIVLLASRMVSLSSITAAAALAGAVLVLEPDLSMKIFTVLIAGFVIYKHKSNIGRIIRGEESRIGSKNGKSP, from the coding sequence ATGAAATACGCCGCACTTCTTTTATGCTATTTTATCGGCTCCATCCCCACCGCTTATGTTATCGTTAAGGCCGTTAAAGGTATAGACATCCGCACGGTGGGAAGCGGAAACGTGGGAGCTACAAATGCCGGCCGTGTGATGGGAAAGGCCGGCTTCATCTCCGTATTCGCAGTGGATATGCTCAAGGGCTTTGTGCCGGTATACCTTGTTCAGTCCGTATGGCCGGAAATAACTCTGGCGGCGGCTGTTCTCGTTATCGGCGGGCATACGTATACAGTTTTCCTCAACTTCAAAGGGGGGAAAGGCGTTGCGACGGCTGTGGGTGTGTTTCTGGCCATGGCGCCTGTTTCACTCGGTGTAGCGGCGGTGGTCTTCGGTATCGTACTGCTCGCATCCAGAATGGTTTCCCTCAGCTCCATAACAGCGGCCGCCGCCCTTGCGGGTGCGGTTCTGGTTCTGGAGCCGGATCTCTCCATGAAGATTTTCACGGTGCTCATCGCCGGCTTTGTTATATATAAGCACAAGTCCAATATTGGCAGAATAATAAGAGGAGAGGAGAGCAGGATTGGCTCGAAGAACGGTAAATCCCCTTGA
- the ribD gene encoding bifunctional diaminohydroxyphosphoribosylaminopyrimidine deaminase/5-amino-6-(5-phosphoribosylamino)uracil reductase RibD, with product MARRTVNPLDIMDECVQLALGGRGATKTNPIVGSIVVKDGEVIGRGFHEEYGSAHAEVNALNEAGELARGADLYVTLEPCSHQGKTPPCTDRIIQSGIKRVFVGVVDPNPVNAGKGLEKLMEAGLEVFLGYREELCAAVIEDFTKLTLTGKPYFTLKTASTLDGKLATRTGESKWITGSPARAYVHYLRSVSDAVLVGVNTVIADDPALTVRDHIFDAEEPFKIVMDPSGRLPLGCRLLNETPEKLVYVTSPEGGKISEAVIDKGGTVLRPGMDGRYINMDALAEGLVKLGIMNVLIEGGGETAGAFFDSKLIDRGNFFIALKVMGGRDAVTCIGGEGISSVADAYPMIDPEIKRFGEDLLVHGRFTDYRKYVLDLTEKLRNRCSREL from the coding sequence TTGGCTCGAAGAACGGTAAATCCCCTTGATATAATGGATGAATGCGTCCAGCTCGCCCTTGGCGGCAGAGGCGCAACGAAGACAAACCCCATCGTAGGCTCCATCGTTGTTAAGGACGGCGAAGTTATCGGAAGGGGGTTCCACGAGGAATACGGATCAGCCCATGCAGAAGTAAACGCCCTGAACGAGGCGGGAGAACTCGCAAGGGGAGCGGATCTTTACGTAACGCTGGAGCCGTGTTCCCATCAGGGGAAAACCCCCCCTTGTACGGACAGGATCATCCAGTCCGGCATAAAGCGTGTCTTTGTGGGTGTTGTGGACCCGAACCCTGTTAATGCGGGTAAGGGGCTTGAGAAGCTTATGGAGGCTGGTTTAGAGGTTTTTCTCGGTTACCGTGAAGAGCTTTGCGCCGCTGTTATAGAGGATTTCACCAAGCTTACTCTTACAGGCAAACCCTACTTCACCCTTAAAACAGCCTCAACTCTGGACGGCAAGCTTGCCACCAGAACGGGTGAATCTAAATGGATAACCGGAAGCCCCGCAAGGGCTTATGTGCATTACCTCAGAAGCGTTTCCGATGCTGTCCTGGTTGGCGTTAATACGGTTATAGCGGATGATCCGGCACTGACCGTGCGGGATCATATCTTCGATGCGGAGGAGCCCTTTAAGATCGTTATGGACCCCTCCGGCAGGCTCCCTCTGGGGTGCAGGCTTTTGAACGAAACACCTGAAAAGCTTGTCTATGTAACATCCCCTGAGGGTGGTAAGATCTCCGAGGCCGTTATCGATAAAGGGGGAACAGTTCTCCGTCCCGGAATGGACGGCAGGTACATAAATATGGATGCCCTTGCAGAGGGGCTTGTGAAGCTCGGTATAATGAATGTATTAATCGAAGGGGGTGGCGAAACCGCTGGAGCCTTCTTCGATTCGAAACTGATAGATAGAGGCAATTTCTTTATAGCATTAAAGGTTATGGGCGGTCGTGATGCCGTAACCTGCATAGGTGGCGAGGGGATATCAAGCGTAGCGGATGCCTATCCGATGATAGACCCCGAGATAAAGCGTTTCGGCGAGGATCTTCTCGTCCATGGACGTTTCACAGACTACCGCAAATACGTTCTCGATTTAACGGAGAAACTGAGGAATAGATGTTCACGGGAATTATAG
- a CDS encoding riboflavin synthase produces MFTGIIEETGRIKSVSRGGNSAVLSISCSRVLEDTKTGDSIAVNGVCLTATTISDDGFTADLSFATLENSSLKNVKSGDRVNLERALTLNTRLGGHLVSGHVDGLGIVEDIKPMGESYLLSIRFPEEISRYITDKGSICVDGISLTTSAVRGNIFDVAVIPHTYKETTLSDRARSHAVNLEVDVIARYLEKLLKKGGGNDTLSGKLLDLDLNNPF; encoded by the coding sequence ATGTTCACGGGAATTATAGAGGAAACTGGAAGGATAAAGAGCGTAAGCCGCGGGGGTAACTCCGCCGTACTCTCCATCTCCTGCTCCAGGGTGCTGGAGGATACAAAAACCGGTGATTCCATAGCTGTTAACGGTGTATGTCTCACTGCGACCACGATCTCCGATGACGGCTTCACTGCGGATCTTTCCTTTGCCACCCTCGAGAACAGCTCCCTCAAAAACGTAAAATCGGGTGACAGGGTAAACCTTGAGCGTGCACTGACACTTAACACACGCCTGGGCGGACACCTTGTGAGCGGACATGTGGACGGGCTGGGTATCGTGGAGGATATAAAGCCTATGGGCGAATCCTACCTCCTTTCCATCCGCTTCCCCGAGGAGATATCCCGTTACATAACCGATAAGGGTTCCATATGTGTGGACGGTATAAGCCTCACCACCTCCGCCGTTCGGGGGAACATCTTTGATGTTGCGGTTATCCCCCATACCTATAAGGAGACTACCCTTTCGGACAGAGCCCGCTCCCATGCGGTCAACCTTGAAGTTGATGTGATAGCACGCTATCTTGAGAAGTTATTGAAAAAGGGTGGCGGTAACGATACATTATCTGGTAAATTACTCGACTTGGACCTTAATAATCCATTTTGA
- a CDS encoding bifunctional 3,4-dihydroxy-2-butanone-4-phosphate synthase/GTP cyclohydrolase II gives MTYKHLATIEEALDDLKNGRMVILVDDEDRENEGDLVLPAEYVTPEAINFMAKYGRGLICLSMTESRCDKLGLNLMVGEDNNSARFGTAFTVSIEAKEGVTTGISAYDRAQTIKVAIDDNSEAADLARPGHIFPLRARDGGVLVRAGQTEGSVDLMKSAGLKPAGVICEIMNDDGSMARMPQLDEFAEEHNLKIITIADLISYRMDHEKLIEQTSPANLPTSMGEFNIFGYKSVVDGQEAVVLTKGELGGEKPVLVRVHSQCLTGDVFGSLRCDCRSQLHEAMKLIEEEGRGILLYMFQEGRGIGILNKINAYHLQDEGMDTIEANLHLGFQEDLRDYGFGAQILRHFGVREMRLITNNPKKIRCLSGYGLEIVERVQTDSCMNPHNEKYLKTKKARMGHDLNI, from the coding sequence ATGACATATAAGCATCTTGCCACGATCGAAGAGGCTCTCGACGATCTTAAAAACGGCAGAATGGTAATACTCGTCGACGACGAGGACAGGGAGAACGAGGGTGATCTCGTCCTTCCTGCGGAGTATGTTACTCCTGAAGCAATTAACTTCATGGCAAAATATGGGCGTGGGCTCATTTGTCTCTCTATGACAGAGAGCAGATGCGACAAGCTTGGTCTTAACCTTATGGTGGGTGAGGACAACAACTCAGCCCGTTTCGGAACCGCCTTCACAGTCTCCATTGAGGCTAAGGAGGGGGTTACCACCGGTATATCCGCCTATGACAGGGCGCAGACGATAAAGGTCGCCATCGATGATAACTCCGAGGCGGCAGATCTCGCAAGACCCGGACACATCTTCCCCCTCAGAGCAAGAGACGGCGGTGTTCTGGTTCGTGCAGGACAGACCGAGGGGTCTGTGGATCTCATGAAGTCGGCCGGGCTTAAGCCCGCAGGCGTTATCTGCGAGATCATGAACGACGACGGCAGTATGGCAAGAATGCCCCAGCTGGACGAGTTCGCCGAAGAGCACAACCTCAAGATAATCACCATCGCCGATCTTATCTCATACCGTATGGATCATGAGAAGCTCATCGAACAGACAAGCCCCGCGAATCTCCCCACATCCATGGGTGAGTTCAACATCTTCGGCTATAAGAGCGTTGTGGACGGTCAGGAGGCTGTGGTTCTCACAAAGGGGGAGCTAGGCGGCGAGAAGCCCGTTCTGGTGCGTGTGCATTCCCAATGCCTCACAGGTGACGTCTTCGGTTCACTCCGCTGCGACTGCCGCTCCCAGCTCCATGAGGCTATGAAGCTCATTGAGGAAGAGGGGAGAGGAATCCTGCTCTATATGTTCCAGGAGGGGCGGGGAATCGGCATTCTGAATAAGATTAACGCCTACCACCTGCAGGATGAGGGGATGGATACCATCGAAGCGAACCTGCACCTCGGGTTCCAGGAGGATCTGAGGGATTACGGTTTCGGGGCACAGATCCTGCGCCATTTCGGTGTTCGTGAGATGCGCCTTATTACGAACAACCCCAAGAAGATCCGCTGCCTCTCCGGCTACGGACTTGAGATAGTGGAGCGTGTGCAGACCGACAGCTGCATGAACCCCCACAACGAGAAATACCTTAAAACAAAGAAAGCCCGCATGGGGCACGACCTGAATATCTAG
- the ribH gene encoding 6,7-dimethyl-8-ribityllumazine synthase, producing the protein MAVLREGRYSGQGLKFAVVAGRFNDFITKSLIGGAVDALVRHDTADDDIEVFKVPGAFEIPLLAHKLAKSGRYDAVITVGAVIRGSTPHFDYVSAEVSKGVAKASYDSGVPVIFGVLTTDTIEQAVERAGTKSGNKGAEAAMSALEMVNLLKDADLA; encoded by the coding sequence ATGGCGGTACTCAGGGAAGGAAGATACAGCGGTCAGGGACTGAAATTTGCAGTCGTGGCCGGAAGGTTCAACGATTTCATAACAAAAAGCCTCATCGGCGGAGCGGTGGATGCCCTTGTGCGTCACGATACGGCCGATGATGATATAGAGGTCTTCAAGGTTCCCGGAGCCTTTGAGATTCCCCTTCTCGCCCATAAGCTTGCAAAAAGCGGGCGTTACGATGCGGTTATCACCGTGGGTGCTGTTATCCGAGGTTCCACACCCCATTTCGATTACGTCTCAGCTGAGGTTTCAAAGGGCGTTGCGAAGGCCTCCTACGATTCCGGCGTTCCGGTGATCTTCGGTGTTTTAACCACCGACACCATCGAACAGGCTGTGGAAAGAGCCGGCACAAAGAGTGGAAACAAGGGGGCCGAGGCGGCCATGTCCGCCCTTGAGATGGTTAACCTCCTTAAGGATGCAGACCTTGCCTGA
- the nusB gene encoding transcription antitermination factor NusB has protein sequence MPDKRFRSRSRAREYAFQMMYRYCMTGEDAQSIPSTFWEPLGEVKSEQREFADTLFQGASEKVEEHNVMIEEFLREGWNYDRLGEIEKNALRLGIYELFLGESPYYAVVNDYVSISKKYGDDGIASLVNGMLENIRKTYKLTDGEDAAQKEG, from the coding sequence TTGCCTGATAAACGTTTTCGAAGCAGAAGCAGGGCGAGGGAATACGCCTTTCAGATGATGTACCGTTACTGCATGACCGGAGAGGACGCACAGTCGATTCCCTCTACCTTTTGGGAACCCCTTGGAGAGGTGAAGAGTGAGCAGCGTGAGTTCGCCGATACACTCTTCCAGGGTGCTTCAGAGAAGGTGGAGGAGCACAACGTGATGATCGAGGAGTTCCTGCGGGAAGGCTGGAACTACGACCGTCTTGGGGAAATAGAGAAGAACGCCCTACGGCTTGGCATATACGAGCTGTTTCTGGGTGAATCCCCCTACTATGCAGTGGTTAATGACTACGTCTCCATTTCCAAGAAATACGGTGATGACGGCATAGCGTCCCTCGTAAACGGGATGCTTGAGAATATACGCAAAACATACAAGCTTACGGACGGTGAGGATGCTGCCCAGAAAGAAGGTTAA
- a CDS encoding DUF4911 domain-containing protein — protein sequence MTRTVRVRCEVDKRNILLLNSLIDSYEGLAIVRTVDSSSGRMVMYSTEDVYERLLDVINALNKEGIPIRNISTELSEEIDRW from the coding sequence ATGACCCGTACGGTTAGGGTTCGGTGCGAGGTGGATAAGCGGAATATCCTCCTGTTGAACAGTCTTATAGATTCCTATGAGGGTCTTGCCATTGTCAGAACAGTGGATTCATCTTCCGGAAGGATGGTTATGTACTCCACCGAGGATGTTTATGAACGTCTCCTCGATGTGATTAACGCCCTTAATAAAGAAGGTATACCAATCAGAAATATTTCCACAGAACTCAGTGAGGAGATCGACCGTTGGTAG